In a single window of the Deltaproteobacteria bacterium genome:
- a CDS encoding respiratory nitrate reductase subunit gamma: protein MATKFLFIYLPYISIGIFTLGVLYRFWRWARTPVPLRIVTTPAPRTSGGVIFRLAGDVLWFPSLFKGDKFLWLGGFFFHVFLWLVILRHLRFFLYPVPGWVVAMQTLGLYAGYLIPFPLAFLLARRLVMERNLYISILGDFFALFLIMAIAISGILLEVFFRTYVVDVKALILGLVYFQPLIPEISWLFALHFLLVMVLMIYFPFGKLMHAGGLFFSPTRNQRANWEQRFVNPWDFPVSYNPQNLFPPEKYKPSPAGPGEGKKG from the coding sequence ATGGCAACAAAATTTCTTTTTATCTATCTGCCTTATATCAGTATAGGGATTTTTACCCTTGGCGTCCTGTACCGATTCTGGCGATGGGCTCGTACCCCCGTCCCCCTGCGCATCGTTACCACGCCCGCTCCCAGGACCTCCGGCGGTGTAATCTTCCGGTTGGCCGGTGATGTTTTATGGTTTCCCAGCCTTTTTAAAGGAGATAAGTTCCTTTGGTTGGGTGGCTTTTTTTTCCACGTCTTCCTCTGGCTGGTTATCCTGCGGCATTTAAGGTTTTTTCTCTATCCCGTACCGGGATGGGTGGTAGCAATGCAGACTTTAGGCCTTTATGCCGGCTATCTCATTCCATTTCCCCTCGCTTTCTTACTGGCCCGTCGGTTAGTTATGGAGCGGAACCTTTACATTTCCATTCTGGGAGATTTTTTTGCTCTTTTTTTAATTATGGCGATTGCGATTAGCGGAATTTTATTGGAAGTTTTTTTCAGAACCTATGTTGTCGATGTCAAAGCTTTGATCCTCGGACTGGTTTATTTTCAACCCTTGATTCCCGAAATTAGCTGGTTATTCGCTCTACATTTCCTTCTGGTAATGGTTTTGATGATCTATTTCCCTTTTGGCAAACTTATGCACGCGGGTGGCCTTTTTTTCAGCCCCACGCGGAACCAAAGGGCCAATTGGGAGCAGCGGTTTGTCAACCCCTGGGATTTCCCTGTATCCTATAACCCGCAGAACCTCTTTCCTCCAGAAAAATACAAACCGTCTCCGGCAGGGCCCGGGGAAGGGAAAAAAGGATGA